The following proteins come from a genomic window of Mycobacterium sp. DL:
- a CDS encoding acyl-CoA thioesterase, whose amino-acid sequence MESGPSPIVSTVSRPHPARRASTTYPVHDSIDARFADMDANGHLNNVALETLHENTRAMLHRRVLPDAYDLSSRKLRIVTSTIVVHYLREAPWPAVIQTAIGIGHIGRTSFVSSSALFLDEECISVCDTVLVVLDANGPTPIPDDARARLEALRLLVD is encoded by the coding sequence ATGGAATCCGGTCCGAGCCCGATCGTGAGCACCGTGTCCAGACCGCACCCGGCGCGGCGGGCCTCGACGACGTACCCGGTCCACGACTCCATCGACGCGCGATTCGCCGACATGGACGCCAACGGACATCTCAACAATGTCGCCCTCGAGACACTGCACGAGAACACCCGGGCAATGCTGCACCGCCGCGTGCTGCCGGATGCCTACGATCTCTCGTCGCGGAAACTGCGCATCGTCACCTCGACGATCGTCGTGCACTATCTGCGCGAGGCGCCGTGGCCCGCAGTCATCCAGACCGCGATCGGCATCGGACACATCGGACGGACCTCGTTCGTCTCCTCGTCCGCCCTCTTCCTCGACGAGGAGTGCATCAGCGTCTGCGACACCGTTCTTGTGGTCCTCGACGCCAACGGCCCGACACCGATTCCCGACGATGCCCGCGCCCGCCTCGAAGCGCTACGCCTGCTCGTGGATTGA
- a CDS encoding Lrp/AsnC family transcriptional regulator codes for MTKLDRTDARLLLALCDAPRATGVQLAAMLNLARNTVQARLARWDQDKVLAPIDRCVSPRDLGYPLKAFITVVVDQHRLEDVIAALETVTQVTQVTGLSGAADLLVGVVATDADDLYRVAGLVLGVPGVERTTMSVAMHEVIAYRTRPLLEALARGQ; via the coding sequence ATGACGAAGCTGGACCGCACAGATGCCCGACTGCTGCTGGCGCTCTGTGATGCGCCGCGCGCCACCGGCGTGCAACTGGCCGCGATGCTGAACCTGGCACGGAACACCGTGCAGGCACGACTTGCCCGGTGGGATCAGGACAAGGTGCTCGCGCCGATCGACCGCTGTGTGTCCCCCCGCGACCTCGGATACCCGCTCAAGGCGTTCATCACCGTGGTGGTCGACCAGCACCGACTCGAGGACGTCATCGCCGCACTCGAGACCGTCACCCAGGTCACGCAGGTCACCGGGCTGTCCGGCGCGGCGGACCTGCTCGTCGGTGTGGTGGCGACCGATGCCGACGATCTCTATCGTGTCGCCGGCCTCGTGCTCGGGGTGCCCGGAGTCGAGCGCACCACCATGTCGGTGGCGATGCACGAGGTGATCGCCTACCGGACGCGGCCACTTCTGGAGGCACTTGCGCGCGGCCAGTGA
- a CDS encoding indolepyruvate ferredoxin oxidoreductase family protein: protein MTDLDIRRPDQDSQRNQYNLGDRYRTGSGPVMLTGVQAIARALVEQHERDVRAGLRVATFVSGYQGSPLGGVDRMLAAMPDVLGAHDITFVPGLNEELAATSVWGSQAVLPAGNALYDGVVGVWYGKGPGLDRATDAIRHANMYGANPRGGMLLLVGDDPASKSSTVPAVSERSLAALGIPVLFPRNAREIVTMTMHAVALSRASGCVVALKIVADVADGAWSVDSDDVAVDIVVPEIVWDGTPFRYRQRPMAAPAASLDAEADLYGPRAEVVRAYGAANGLDVIEIDPPAATIGIAATGTTFDSVRQALADLGADEFALHHAGVKLLRIGMPSPLGPGIVTTFAEGLDEILVVEDKTAFIETQLREILYGLPDAPRILGKKDAVGRPLIPAGGELTAGRLLAPLRRVLKDRLELKKPPPPPLQLEVLPAQRTAYFCSGCPHNRSTAVPEGSLAGGGIGCHTMVTMSDRKDSAVTGLTQMGGEGSQWIGQAPFTDVPHLFQNIGDGTFFHSGQLAVQACVAAGVNITYKLLYNEVVAMTGAQDAEGALTVAQLTHKLTTEGVTQIIVCADEPERHHKRQLAKGTVVWHRDRLDEAQKRLRDVKGVTVLIYDQHCAADARRQRKRGTLPTRTTRVLINEAVCEGCGDCGVKSNCLSVQPVDTEFGRKTRIDQSSCNTDYSCLDGDCPSFVTVEVQPGAAPARPAPSPPPVLPELAVEPVTATHNVFFAGIGGTGIVTVNQVLATAALRAGYDVESLDQIGLSQKAGPVVSHLRFAAGKLDPANRLTPGSADCIVGFDLLVAADTKNLGYGDPASTISVVSTSKTPTGSMVYDKSVSYPETADLLYRMGRASHSVHAFDALAAAQSLFGSTAAANFLLVGASYQTGALRIPASAIEEAIEINGVAVAANIAAFRWGRLAIADPTRFHDTALPTRERRPAVPPAHILEGTTFFGQVGDLISRRAANLIDFQSEKVARRYVMLLESIWTAERAVGGRTEFSDAVARGLYKFTAYKDEYEVARLLTDPQFLADVKSEIPAGANLTYKLHPPMLRAMGRTKKIGLGPRSHIALRLLARGKRLRGTTFDPFGHAHVRRVERELLAEYVRIVNGLAAELNAANYDRAVEVANLADLVRGYEDIKLANVATYHARLDELGIRR, encoded by the coding sequence ATGACGGATCTCGACATCCGCCGACCGGACCAGGATTCGCAGCGGAACCAGTACAACCTCGGCGATCGGTATCGCACCGGGTCGGGTCCGGTCATGCTCACCGGCGTCCAGGCCATCGCCCGCGCACTGGTCGAACAACACGAACGCGACGTGCGAGCAGGTCTGCGGGTGGCGACCTTCGTGTCGGGATACCAGGGCAGCCCCCTGGGCGGCGTCGACCGGATGCTGGCCGCGATGCCCGACGTCCTGGGGGCACACGACATCACGTTCGTGCCCGGACTCAACGAGGAACTCGCGGCGACGTCGGTGTGGGGCAGCCAAGCCGTTCTGCCTGCCGGCAATGCGCTCTACGACGGGGTGGTGGGTGTCTGGTACGGCAAGGGGCCCGGCCTGGACCGTGCCACCGACGCGATCCGGCACGCGAACATGTACGGCGCCAACCCACGCGGCGGCATGCTGCTCCTCGTCGGCGACGACCCCGCGTCCAAGTCCTCGACCGTGCCCGCCGTCAGCGAGCGCTCACTCGCCGCGCTCGGTATCCCGGTGCTCTTCCCCAGGAATGCGCGGGAGATCGTCACGATGACCATGCACGCTGTGGCGTTGTCCCGGGCGTCGGGATGCGTGGTGGCGCTCAAGATCGTGGCCGACGTGGCCGACGGCGCCTGGTCGGTGGACTCCGACGACGTCGCCGTCGATATCGTTGTCCCCGAGATAGTTTGGGATGGGACGCCGTTCAGGTACCGTCAGCGGCCGATGGCCGCCCCGGCCGCCAGCCTTGACGCCGAGGCCGACCTCTACGGACCCCGGGCCGAGGTGGTGCGCGCGTACGGCGCCGCCAACGGATTGGATGTCATCGAGATCGATCCACCCGCGGCGACCATCGGGATCGCCGCTACGGGAACAACGTTCGACTCAGTACGGCAGGCGCTGGCCGACCTCGGGGCCGACGAGTTCGCGTTGCACCACGCCGGTGTCAAGCTGCTTCGCATCGGCATGCCGTCTCCGCTGGGCCCCGGCATCGTCACCACCTTCGCCGAGGGCCTCGACGAGATCCTCGTCGTCGAAGACAAGACCGCGTTCATCGAGACCCAGCTGCGCGAAATCCTCTACGGCCTGCCGGATGCGCCGCGGATCCTCGGCAAGAAGGATGCCGTGGGCCGACCGCTGATTCCCGCCGGAGGTGAACTGACGGCAGGGCGGTTGCTGGCCCCGCTGCGCCGCGTGCTCAAGGATCGGCTGGAACTCAAGAAGCCACCGCCGCCGCCGTTGCAGCTGGAAGTGCTTCCTGCGCAACGTACCGCGTACTTCTGCAGCGGCTGCCCGCACAACCGGTCGACAGCTGTGCCCGAAGGGTCGCTGGCAGGTGGCGGGATCGGCTGCCACACCATGGTGACGATGTCGGACCGCAAGGACAGTGCGGTCACCGGACTCACCCAGATGGGAGGGGAGGGCAGTCAGTGGATCGGGCAGGCGCCGTTCACCGACGTGCCCCACCTGTTCCAGAACATCGGCGACGGAACGTTTTTCCACTCCGGTCAGCTCGCTGTCCAGGCCTGCGTCGCGGCCGGGGTCAACATCACCTACAAGCTTCTCTACAACGAGGTGGTGGCGATGACGGGCGCCCAGGACGCCGAGGGTGCACTCACCGTCGCTCAACTGACACACAAACTGACCACCGAGGGTGTCACGCAGATCATCGTCTGTGCCGACGAGCCCGAACGACACCACAAGCGTCAGCTGGCCAAGGGCACGGTCGTGTGGCATCGAGACCGCCTCGACGAGGCGCAGAAGCGACTGCGCGACGTCAAGGGTGTGACTGTGCTGATCTACGACCAGCACTGTGCGGCCGACGCCCGCAGGCAGCGCAAGCGCGGCACCCTGCCCACCCGGACCACCCGGGTGCTCATCAACGAGGCGGTGTGCGAAGGCTGTGGCGACTGCGGCGTGAAGTCCAATTGCCTTTCGGTGCAACCGGTCGACACCGAATTCGGCCGCAAGACCCGTATCGACCAGAGTTCGTGCAACACCGACTACAGCTGCCTGGACGGCGACTGCCCGTCGTTCGTCACTGTCGAGGTGCAGCCGGGGGCGGCTCCGGCCCGCCCGGCGCCGTCGCCTCCACCCGTTCTGCCCGAGCTCGCCGTCGAACCGGTCACCGCCACCCACAACGTCTTCTTCGCCGGGATCGGTGGCACCGGGATCGTCACGGTGAACCAGGTGCTCGCCACCGCCGCGTTGCGCGCGGGTTACGACGTCGAGAGCCTGGACCAGATCGGTCTCAGCCAGAAGGCCGGCCCGGTGGTGTCGCACCTTCGGTTCGCCGCGGGCAAGCTCGATCCCGCCAACCGGCTCACGCCCGGCAGCGCGGACTGCATCGTCGGGTTCGATCTGTTGGTCGCCGCCGACACCAAGAACCTCGGGTACGGCGATCCGGCGTCGACGATCTCGGTCGTGTCGACGAGCAAGACGCCCACCGGGAGCATGGTTTACGACAAGTCGGTCAGCTACCCCGAGACGGCCGATCTGCTGTACCGGATGGGCCGGGCGTCGCACAGCGTGCACGCGTTCGACGCGCTGGCCGCCGCCCAGAGTCTGTTCGGTAGTACGGCCGCCGCCAATTTCCTGTTGGTCGGCGCCTCGTATCAGACTGGTGCACTGCGCATTCCGGCCTCCGCGATCGAAGAGGCCATCGAGATCAACGGCGTCGCCGTGGCTGCCAACATCGCCGCGTTCCGTTGGGGGCGACTCGCCATCGCCGACCCGACCCGGTTCCACGACACCGCGTTGCCCACACGTGAACGCCGGCCGGCGGTGCCACCCGCACACATACTCGAAGGCACCACATTCTTCGGACAGGTCGGTGACCTGATCTCGCGACGAGCCGCGAACCTCATCGACTTCCAGAGCGAGAAGGTGGCCCGCCGATACGTGATGCTGCTCGAATCGATCTGGACCGCGGAGCGTGCTGTCGGGGGCCGCACCGAGTTCAGCGACGCAGTGGCCAGGGGGCTCTACAAGTTCACCGCCTACAAGGACGAGTACGAGGTCGCGCGACTGCTCACCGATCCACAGTTCCTCGCCGACGTGAAGTCCGAGATCCCCGCCGGTGCCAACCTGACGTACAAGCTGCACCCGCCGATGTTGCGAGCGATGGGGCGCACCAAGAAGATCGGCCTGGGCCCGCGAAGCCACATTGCCCTGCGCCTACTCGCCAGGGGAAAGCGGCTGCGCGGAACCACTTTCGATCCGTTCGGTCATGCCCATGTCCGTAGGGTCGAACGCGAACTGCTCGCGGAATACGTGCGCATCGTCAATGGTCTTGCCGCCGAGCTGAACGCGGCCAACTACGACCGTGCAGTGGAAGTGGCGAATCTGGCTGA
- a CDS encoding FAD-dependent monooxygenase — MKVLSASQATTAFSAVVIGGSLGGLATAHELASVGAEVAVHERSVDRTQPRGAGIVMQPEVASLLARVGRSVPSVSVALSERQQLHRHGTPSRYHAPQWMTAWDTLYDAFRQPLEGVCVRFDSRLDHLRLDGDRVTAVFGGGFSHSADFLVGADGVGSATRLLTSGRDDGDYAGYVAFRGLEQESELPEALIDLLARRFTSFAVSGMQMLCYLVPGVHGETDPGNRRVNWVWYVNTSKAAVAGLMVGRSGQKYAHFLPPGELRPEPEDALLSLADQALPSPFAELVRLSTVFMQPVFDLPPTRMAADRVALIGDAAGTVRPHTASGTSKALGDAAALAQALNGWNGSDPVPRRALHAWELSRLTHLTDVAAAGVRLAARSSLGAGGPRFLEAGERVSVRRGGYQLLGE; from the coding sequence ATGAAAGTTCTTTCGGCCTCACAGGCGACCACTGCGTTCAGCGCGGTGGTCATCGGAGGATCCCTCGGGGGGCTCGCCACCGCGCACGAACTGGCCTCCGTCGGAGCCGAGGTCGCCGTTCACGAGCGCTCCGTCGACAGGACACAGCCGCGTGGTGCCGGCATCGTGATGCAACCAGAGGTCGCCTCGCTGCTCGCCCGTGTCGGAAGGTCCGTCCCGTCGGTGAGCGTGGCGCTGTCGGAGCGCCAACAGCTTCATCGGCACGGCACACCTTCGCGGTATCACGCCCCGCAGTGGATGACCGCCTGGGACACCCTCTACGACGCTTTCCGCCAGCCCCTCGAAGGGGTCTGCGTCCGTTTCGACAGCAGACTGGACCATCTTCGACTCGACGGCGACAGGGTCACCGCAGTCTTCGGGGGTGGCTTCTCCCACAGTGCGGACTTCCTGGTCGGAGCTGACGGAGTCGGCTCTGCGACAAGGCTTCTGACGAGCGGTCGTGATGACGGTGACTACGCCGGGTATGTCGCCTTCCGCGGCCTGGAGCAGGAGTCGGAACTTCCGGAAGCGCTGATCGATCTGCTGGCGCGGCGCTTCACGTCGTTCGCCGTTTCGGGCATGCAGATGCTGTGTTACCTCGTTCCCGGTGTGCACGGCGAGACCGACCCGGGCAACCGACGGGTCAACTGGGTCTGGTACGTGAACACGTCGAAAGCAGCCGTTGCCGGATTGATGGTCGGCCGGTCCGGCCAGAAGTACGCGCACTTCCTACCGCCGGGGGAACTCAGGCCGGAACCCGAGGACGCGCTTCTCTCGCTCGCCGACCAGGCACTGCCCAGCCCGTTCGCCGAGTTGGTACGGCTGTCGACGGTGTTCATGCAACCGGTGTTCGACCTGCCGCCGACGCGGATGGCCGCCGACCGCGTCGCCCTGATCGGCGACGCGGCGGGAACGGTTCGACCACACACCGCTTCGGGGACGTCTAAGGCACTCGGGGATGCCGCCGCTCTTGCACAAGCCCTCAACGGCTGGAACGGATCCGACCCCGTTCCGCGACGCGCCCTGCACGCATGGGAGCTCTCCCGGCTCACCCATCTGACCGACGTCGCCGCCGCAGGCGTGCGGCTGGCCGCGCGCTCGTCGTTGGGTGCCGGCGGGCCGCGGTTCCTCGAGGCCGGAGAACGGGTTTCGGTGCGTCGGGGCGGCTACCAGTTGCTCGGCGAGTAG
- a CDS encoding SDR family oxidoreductase: MTAIDPDKLSTCLQVLADVESLPPEHPDAVAVRRATAAIFKSVKKARRDAKRDAVAEADRAVIAATATGAPGRIDDETAGLPLVSSVAGATAGTLIRSRACYICKNHHTVVDAFYHQLCPECAALNRAKRDARTDLSGKRALLTGGRAKIGMYIALRLLRDGAHTTITTRFPNDAVRRFAAMDDSAGWLHRLRVVGIDLRDPAQVVALADNVAAQGPLDILINNAAQTVRRAPGSYAALVEAERTAPAELGDVDVVTFDRVSDAHPAALAGSLAEHPDPHAVTELALTARSASPERIAAGTAIDAGGLLPDTASVNSWTQRVHEVDAMELLEVQLCNQTAPFILVSRLRPVMAASPARRKYVVNVSAMEGQFSRAYKGPGHPHTNMAKAALNMLTRTSAAEMLEQDGILMTAVDTGWITDERPHPTKLRLADEGFHAPLDLVDGAARVYDPIVRGESGEDLHGCFLKDYSPSNW, from the coding sequence GTGACCGCCATCGACCCGGACAAGCTCAGCACCTGTCTGCAGGTGCTGGCCGACGTCGAGTCGTTGCCGCCCGAGCACCCCGACGCCGTGGCCGTGCGCAGGGCCACGGCAGCCATCTTCAAGTCGGTGAAGAAGGCCCGCCGCGACGCCAAGCGCGACGCGGTGGCCGAGGCCGACCGTGCCGTCATCGCCGCCACCGCCACCGGTGCGCCGGGTCGCATCGACGACGAGACGGCCGGCCTGCCGCTGGTGTCCTCGGTGGCCGGAGCGACCGCAGGCACGCTGATCCGGTCTCGGGCCTGCTATATCTGCAAGAACCACCACACGGTGGTCGACGCCTTCTATCACCAACTCTGTCCCGAATGCGCGGCCCTCAACCGCGCCAAGCGCGACGCCCGCACCGACCTGAGCGGAAAGCGCGCCCTGCTGACCGGAGGTCGCGCAAAAATCGGGATGTACATCGCGCTGCGACTGCTGCGCGATGGTGCGCACACCACCATCACCACCCGATTCCCCAACGATGCGGTGCGCCGATTCGCCGCGATGGACGACAGCGCCGGATGGCTGCACCGGCTCCGCGTCGTGGGCATCGACCTGCGTGACCCGGCTCAGGTGGTCGCGCTCGCGGACAACGTGGCCGCACAGGGCCCGCTGGACATTCTGATCAACAACGCCGCCCAGACGGTGCGCCGGGCGCCGGGCTCCTACGCGGCGCTGGTCGAGGCGGAGCGCACTGCGCCGGCTGAGCTCGGGGACGTGGACGTGGTCACGTTCGACCGGGTCAGCGACGCCCACCCGGCAGCGCTCGCCGGGAGCCTCGCCGAGCACCCCGATCCGCACGCCGTCACCGAGCTCGCGCTCACCGCGCGCAGCGCGTCCCCTGAGCGGATCGCCGCGGGCACCGCGATCGATGCGGGCGGCCTGCTTCCCGACACCGCGTCGGTGAACAGCTGGACCCAGCGGGTGCACGAGGTGGACGCAATGGAGCTGCTCGAGGTCCAGCTGTGCAACCAGACCGCACCGTTCATCCTCGTCAGCCGCCTGCGCCCGGTGATGGCCGCGTCACCCGCGCGCCGCAAGTACGTCGTGAACGTCTCGGCGATGGAGGGCCAGTTCAGCCGCGCCTACAAGGGCCCGGGGCACCCGCACACCAACATGGCCAAGGCCGCGCTGAACATGCTCACCCGCACCAGCGCCGCGGAGATGCTGGAGCAGGACGGCATCCTGATGACGGCGGTGGACACCGGCTGGATCACCGACGAGCGCCCGCATCCGACCAAGTTGCGGCTCGCCGACGAGGGTTTCCACGCGCCGCTGGACCTCGTCGACGGCGCCGCCAGGGTGTATGACCCCATCGTCCGCGGAGAGTCGGGCGAAGATCTGCACGGTTGCTTCCTGAAGGACTACTCGCCGAGCAACTGGTAG
- a CDS encoding cupin domain-containing protein: MTTSVSRSTHTTSLLDGEIVEESDLGSMRRVTADNLPILKGLSIKRVLLNPGTMRTPHWHANANELTYCVSGTSLVSILDDGSKFSTFVVTAGQMFHAASGSLHHIENIGDEVAEFIIAFRNERPEDFGFGATLGAFSDAVLGNTYDLPAADMARIRRDTGTFPPNPPADHKLAARIGDPEIPPGAYFRDPHKFDIEAQAPGLNYVSGNARFARDQFWPVLKDISMYSLRVTEVGMREPHWHPVTAEMGYVQHGDARMTVMNPDGTLDTWTMTTGDMYFIPRAYPHHIENIGTDDWHFLIFFDQPFPADIGYRASASAYSREVLAAAFGTHLDDLPDFPFTPADPLIVGRVNPVD, from the coding sequence ATGACGACGTCCGTCTCGCGAAGCACCCACACCACCTCACTGCTCGACGGCGAGATCGTCGAGGAGTCCGACCTGGGCTCGATGCGCCGCGTCACCGCCGACAACCTGCCGATCCTCAAGGGGCTGTCGATCAAGCGGGTGCTGCTGAACCCCGGAACCATGCGGACCCCGCACTGGCATGCCAACGCCAACGAACTGACCTATTGCGTGTCGGGCACCTCACTGGTGTCCATCCTCGACGACGGCAGCAAGTTCTCGACTTTTGTCGTCACCGCCGGGCAGATGTTCCACGCCGCATCGGGCTCACTGCACCACATCGAGAACATCGGTGACGAGGTCGCCGAGTTCATCATCGCGTTCCGCAACGAACGGCCCGAGGACTTCGGGTTCGGCGCCACCCTGGGCGCATTCTCCGACGCCGTGCTGGGCAACACCTACGACCTGCCCGCCGCCGATATGGCCAGGATCCGACGCGACACCGGCACTTTCCCGCCCAATCCGCCCGCCGACCACAAACTGGCCGCCCGCATCGGTGATCCCGAGATCCCGCCGGGAGCGTACTTTCGTGACCCGCACAAGTTCGACATCGAAGCCCAGGCCCCGGGATTGAACTACGTCAGCGGCAACGCCCGATTCGCCCGTGATCAGTTCTGGCCGGTCTTGAAGGACATCTCGATGTACTCGCTGCGGGTCACCGAGGTCGGGATGCGGGAACCACACTGGCATCCCGTGACCGCCGAGATGGGCTACGTCCAACACGGCGACGCCAGAATGACGGTGATGAATCCTGATGGGACGCTGGACACCTGGACCATGACCACCGGTGACATGTACTTCATCCCGCGCGCCTATCCGCACCACATCGAGAACATCGGAACCGACGACTGGCACTTCCTGATCTTCTTCGACCAGCCCTTCCCCGCCGACATCGGCTACCGCGCCTCGGCGAGCGCCTACTCCCGCGAAGTGCTCGCAGCCGCCTTCGGCACCCACCTCGACGATCTGCCCGACTTCCCGTTCACCCCCGCCGACCCGCTGATCGTCGGCCGCGTCAACCCTGTCGACTGA
- a CDS encoding DUF2993 domain-containing protein, which yields MTNPPQRPGQPGWRGRGTPPSDPAPHRFPRPARPDLPTETLRARPADASPTEQFRRPPRPVPPPAPPPPRPPVSTPRPSGDGNGRTAGFFSRQTIVLIAVIVVALLAGGLAGGELYARHRADDILVGVAECVVEDGATISYGVNPPFLWQHITGHYTNISVRTAGDRVQSAEGMTAVVTLEDVRLQDSGDAKGTIGSLDATLTWTSEGIKDTVAENLPGVGSLVTGVSTDPAAGTIVLQAGDSGVTARPVVTDGDLELEVLDVSGPFPKDTVQGALDDLTKKLNDNYPLGIEADSVAVTDAGVVGEFSSRDASIPNEDTNPCFAAL from the coding sequence GTGACCAACCCGCCGCAACGCCCCGGGCAGCCTGGTTGGCGCGGCCGGGGCACCCCGCCCTCCGATCCGGCGCCCCACCGGTTTCCCCGCCCCGCCCGCCCGGACCTGCCGACGGAGACGCTTCGCGCGCGACCCGCGGATGCCTCGCCCACCGAGCAGTTCCGGCGGCCGCCGCGACCCGTCCCGCCACCTGCTCCGCCGCCGCCGCGCCCACCGGTGTCCACACCCCGGCCGTCCGGTGACGGCAACGGGCGGACCGCCGGGTTCTTCAGCCGGCAGACGATCGTGCTGATCGCGGTCATCGTCGTGGCTCTGCTGGCCGGTGGACTGGCCGGCGGCGAACTCTACGCACGACACCGCGCCGACGACATCCTGGTCGGGGTGGCCGAGTGCGTCGTGGAGGACGGCGCCACCATCTCCTACGGAGTGAACCCGCCGTTTCTGTGGCAGCACATCACCGGCCACTACACGAACATCTCGGTTCGGACGGCGGGGGACCGGGTGCAGTCCGCCGAGGGAATGACCGCCGTCGTGACCCTCGAAGACGTGCGGTTGCAGGACTCCGGTGACGCCAAGGGCACCATCGGATCATTGGACGCCACGCTGACGTGGACATCGGAGGGCATCAAGGACACCGTCGCCGAAAACCTGCCCGGCGTCGGCAGTCTCGTCACCGGTGTCAGCACCGACCCGGCGGCGGGCACCATCGTCCTGCAGGCAGGCGACAGCGGCGTCACCGCCAGGCCGGTCGTCACCGACGGTGACCTCGAACTCGAAGTGCTCGACGTCAGTGGACCGTTCCCGAAGGACACCGTTCAGGGCGCACTCGACGACCTCACCAAGAAGCTGAACGACAACTATCCGCTCGGCATCGAGGCCGACAGCGTCGCTGTCACCGATGCGGGCGTCGTCGGCGAGTTCTCCAGTCGTGACGCGTCGATTCCCAACGAGGACACCAATCCCTGCTTCGCAGCTCTCTAG